A single region of the Austwickia chelonae genome encodes:
- the fliD gene encoding flagellar filament capping protein FliD, producing MAGGMQVSGLTGFDSASIVAKLMSAERLAGDRYVTAQSTSTKLVSTLQNLNGLFKTMGDSAKGLIPDTLLGGASAWQSTSATTSNKDVATAVTGSTAKPTSLSFTVDQLAQAGSVKSDATFASTATFGSDFTFDLTAGAGAANPTTKSFSVTAGQSLADVVDSINKSGMGVTANMVQVSPGNYGLQISSSTTGAGTDVQVSSGTPLGTFANVTTGQDAKIQLGGANGFALSSPSNTFKDVVPGVTVTAASVSTTPVTIDVKSDTTAISDKVKGFVDATNAALKSMKDNTKYDPDKKTSGSLNGESVVRDVQYKLQALFSGANSGALADAGLQIQKDGTLAFDKAKFEAAYTKDPKVVEKAFTDTATKVADLGKQVTNSADGLLTVRIQGEQALLKDYTKQIADFNDRMTLRQSTLSRQFTALETLLSKMQSQGQWLSGQLASLSSSGK from the coding sequence ATGGCAGGTGGTATGCAGGTCAGTGGCTTGACCGGGTTCGACTCGGCAAGCATCGTCGCCAAGCTGATGTCGGCCGAACGGTTGGCCGGCGACCGGTACGTCACTGCGCAGAGCACGAGCACCAAACTCGTCTCGACATTGCAGAATCTCAACGGCCTCTTCAAGACGATGGGGGACTCGGCCAAAGGACTGATCCCCGACACGCTTCTCGGTGGGGCTTCGGCCTGGCAGTCGACCTCAGCCACAACCAGTAACAAAGACGTGGCCACTGCCGTCACCGGGTCCACGGCGAAGCCGACCTCGCTGTCGTTCACCGTGGATCAGCTGGCCCAGGCCGGATCGGTGAAATCGGACGCCACTTTTGCCTCAACGGCGACCTTCGGATCAGATTTCACCTTCGACCTCACCGCGGGGGCAGGGGCGGCGAACCCGACCACCAAGTCGTTCTCGGTGACTGCCGGACAGTCACTGGCCGATGTCGTCGACTCGATCAACAAATCGGGCATGGGCGTCACAGCCAACATGGTCCAGGTGTCCCCGGGCAACTACGGGCTCCAGATCAGTTCGTCCACCACCGGTGCCGGCACCGACGTACAGGTGTCCTCCGGGACCCCGCTGGGCACTTTTGCCAATGTGACCACCGGCCAGGACGCCAAGATCCAACTCGGCGGGGCCAACGGTTTCGCCCTCAGCTCACCCAGCAACACCTTCAAGGACGTCGTCCCCGGAGTGACCGTCACCGCGGCCTCGGTGTCGACCACCCCGGTCACCATCGACGTCAAATCCGACACCACAGCCATCTCGGACAAGGTCAAGGGCTTCGTCGACGCGACCAATGCCGCGTTGAAGTCCATGAAGGACAACACCAAGTACGACCCGGACAAGAAGACCTCGGGATCGCTCAACGGTGAGTCCGTCGTCAGGGACGTGCAGTACAAGCTGCAGGCCCTCTTCTCCGGGGCGAACTCCGGCGCCTTGGCCGACGCAGGACTGCAGATCCAGAAGGACGGCACCCTGGCCTTCGACAAGGCCAAGTTCGAAGCGGCGTACACCAAGGACCCGAAGGTGGTCGAGAAGGCCTTCACCGACACGGCCACCAAGGTGGCTGATCTCGGTAAGCAGGTCACCAACTCGGCCGATGGGTTGTTGACGGTGCGGATCCAGGGGGAGCAGGCGCTCCTGAAGGACTACACCAAACAGATCGCCGACTTCAACGACCGGATGACGCTGCGCCAGTCGACGTTGTCGAGGCAGTTCACCGCTCTCGAGACGCTGCTCTCCAAGATGCAGTCCCAGGGGCAGTGGCTCAGCGGACAGCTGGCCTCACTCTCGTCGTCGGGCAAGTAA
- the fliS gene encoding flagellar export chaperone FliS codes for MTTAAHLRNRYAQNTVSTASPAQLLLMLYDRLSKDLLNAEKAAVAKDVAGTHNNLVHAQEIITELATTLDVKAWEGGDQLLAIYEFCLQELFQANVHKDSARIHGVREIVEPLRDAWHQAAKQVN; via the coding sequence ATGACGACCGCGGCCCACCTTCGTAATCGGTATGCACAGAACACGGTGAGCACTGCTTCTCCAGCGCAGCTCCTGCTGATGCTGTACGACCGGCTCAGCAAGGATCTACTGAATGCGGAGAAGGCCGCGGTCGCCAAGGATGTCGCAGGAACCCATAACAACCTCGTCCATGCTCAGGAGATCATCACCGAGCTGGCAACGACACTTGATGTCAAAGCCTGGGAAGGCGGCGACCAACTACTCGCGATCTATGAGTTCTGCCTCCAAGAACTCTTCCAAGCCAATGTGCATAAGGACTCCGCCCGTATCCACGGTGTGCGCGAGATCGTCGAACCTCTCCGAGACGCCTGGCATCAGGCTGCCAAGCAGGTGAACTGA